The Candidatus Zixiibacteriota bacterium genome has a segment encoding these proteins:
- a CDS encoding glutamine synthetase has protein sequence MKTREDIIRLIDEENVHYIRLWFTDILGRLKGMSITRRELEDILDNGQGFDGSSVEGYVRIEESDLMAWPDYRTFRIIPWDISGEKVAMMFCDIKNPDDTPYEGDPRYALKRMLKKAKDQGYTFYVGPEMEYFYFSDSEQTAVMDHGGYFDYATIDKGTILRKMACRALEGLKVPVECSHHEVAPSQHEIDLKYQEALVMADFCQLYRMVVKETALQNDVYATFMPKPMFGQNGSGMHVHMSLFEGEKNRFFSPDDEYNLSELAKSFMSGLLHHIKAITLVTNQWVNSYKRLVPGYEAPCYISWGNRNRSSLVRVPMYRVGKEKTTRIELRSPDPACNPYLVFAVILAAGLDGVENKYPLPDPIEQNIFHMTPEEKDQYQIESLPSSLENAVRSFARSDLMREALGDHIFESLIANKIEEWDEYRTHVSRYELDKYLPKL, from the coding sequence ATGAAAACCAGAGAAGATATCATCAGGTTGATCGATGAAGAAAACGTTCACTACATCAGGCTGTGGTTTACAGATATACTGGGGCGACTCAAGGGTATGTCGATCACGCGCCGGGAGCTGGAGGATATCCTCGACAACGGACAGGGCTTCGATGGTTCCTCGGTTGAGGGTTATGTCCGAATCGAGGAGTCGGATTTGATGGCCTGGCCGGATTATCGCACATTTCGGATCATTCCCTGGGATATCTCGGGTGAAAAAGTGGCCATGATGTTTTGCGACATCAAGAATCCAGATGATACCCCTTACGAAGGCGATCCCCGCTATGCACTCAAGCGGATGCTCAAAAAGGCGAAAGATCAGGGTTACACATTCTATGTCGGTCCCGAAATGGAGTACTTCTATTTCAGCGACAGTGAACAGACTGCTGTTATGGACCATGGTGGGTACTTCGATTATGCCACGATTGATAAGGGCACAATTCTGCGCAAGATGGCCTGTCGCGCTCTGGAAGGACTCAAGGTTCCGGTTGAATGTTCCCATCACGAAGTCGCGCCCAGCCAGCATGAGATCGATCTGAAATACCAGGAAGCCCTCGTGATGGCTGATTTCTGCCAGCTATACCGCATGGTGGTCAAGGAAACCGCACTTCAAAACGATGTCTATGCGACCTTTATGCCGAAGCCGATGTTTGGTCAGAACGGTTCCGGTATGCATGTCCATATGTCTCTTTTCGAGGGTGAAAAGAACCGCTTTTTCTCACCCGATGATGAGTACAACCTGTCGGAACTGGCCAAGTCGTTCATGTCCGGCCTGCTTCATCATATCAAGGCTATCACTCTTGTCACCAACCAATGGGTCAATTCATACAAACGGCTGGTTCCCGGTTACGAAGCTCCCTGCTACATATCCTGGGGCAACCGTAACCGCTCGTCATTGGTGAGGGTGCCGATGTATCGTGTCGGCAAAGAGAAAACCACGCGGATTGAACTCCGTTCTCCCGATCCGGCCTGCAACCCGTACCTGGTGTTCGCCGTGATACTGGCGGCCGGTCTGGATGGTGTGGAAAACAAGTATCCCCTCCCGGATCCGATTGAACAGAATATCTTTCACATGACTCCCGAAGAAAAAGACCAGTATCAGATCGAATCACTGCCGTCATCACTGGAGAATGCTGTGCGCTCATTTGCC
- a CDS encoding slipin family protein, with translation MAPGLALPITILVIVFFILLNAIRILKEYERGVVFRLGRLVGTKGPGLILLIPLIDKMVKVSLRVVTMDVPPQDIITRDNVTVKVNAVIYFRVMDSDKAIVAVEDYLFATSQIAQTTLRSVCGQVELDDLLSNREEINAKLQEIIDEQTEPWGIKVSQVEVKNVDLPTDMTRAIARQAEAERERRSKVIHAEGEFQAAEKLVAASEMMEKSPTAIQLRFLGTLTEIASEKNSTIVFPVPIDMIKAFMRQGGKEIK, from the coding sequence ATGGCACCAGGATTGGCATTACCGATCACGATACTGGTTATCGTCTTTTTCATACTCCTGAATGCGATACGAATATTGAAGGAGTATGAACGCGGGGTAGTCTTCCGACTGGGCCGACTGGTCGGTACCAAGGGCCCCGGACTTATCCTTTTGATCCCCTTGATCGATAAAATGGTCAAGGTCAGCCTGCGGGTGGTTACCATGGATGTCCCGCCCCAGGATATTATCACCCGTGACAACGTCACGGTCAAAGTCAATGCAGTGATCTATTTCAGGGTTATGGATTCCGACAAGGCGATTGTGGCGGTCGAGGACTACCTGTTCGCGACTTCCCAGATCGCTCAGACGACATTACGGTCTGTCTGCGGTCAGGTCGAGCTGGATGATCTCTTGTCCAACCGCGAGGAAATCAACGCCAAACTGCAGGAAATTATCGACGAACAGACCGAGCCGTGGGGAATCAAGGTCTCCCAGGTTGAGGTCAAAAACGTCGATCTGCCAACCGACATGACCCGTGCGATCGCCCGCCAGGCGGAAGCCGAGCGTGAACGTCGTTCCAAGGTGATTCATGCCGAGGGTGAATTCCAGGCGGCTGAAAAACTGGTGGCGGCGTCGGAGATGATGGAAAAATCGCCGACCGCGATTCAGCTCAGGTTTTTGGGCACCTTAACCGAAATCGCCAGCGAAAAGAATTCGACTATCGTCTTCCCGGTCCCGATCGATATGATCAAGGCCTTTATGCGGCAGGGCGGAAAAGAAATCAAATAG
- a CDS encoding isochorismatase family protein has product MIKPEQAFLVLVDVQGKLANMMHEKEKLYKNLQVLIKGLRTLELPVIWAEQYPQGLGETVPEVKGLLEGLEPISKNTFSVARHPKLYEKIEATGRRHAIVAGIESHVCVYQTVADLLEKGFQVTIVADAISSRTAENREIGLRRMQSDGAKIASVEMLLFEMLEVASGDKFKTISKLVK; this is encoded by the coding sequence ATGATAAAACCGGAACAGGCCTTTTTAGTTTTGGTAGATGTCCAGGGCAAACTGGCCAACATGATGCACGAAAAAGAAAAGCTGTATAAAAACTTACAGGTTTTGATTAAAGGCCTGCGCACTCTCGAACTGCCGGTCATCTGGGCCGAGCAGTATCCCCAGGGGCTGGGCGAAACAGTGCCGGAGGTAAAAGGGCTTCTGGAAGGGCTCGAACCGATTTCAAAAAATACGTTTTCGGTCGCCAGGCATCCAAAACTATATGAAAAGATCGAGGCCACCGGGCGCAGGCACGCAATTGTTGCTGGAATTGAATCTCATGTCTGTGTCTATCAGACTGTCGCTGATCTGCTGGAAAAAGGTTTCCAGGTTACTATCGTAGCCGATGCGATCTCATCGCGCACTGCCGAAAACCGCGAGATCGGACTCAGGCGGATGCAGTCCGACGGGGCTAAAATCGCTTCAGTTGAAATGCTGCTGTTCGAGATGCTGGAGGTAGCTTCCGGAGATAAATTCAAGACCATTTCAAAACTGGTAAAATAA